The Pseudophaeobacter arcticus DSM 23566 genome includes a region encoding these proteins:
- a CDS encoding aldehyde dehydrogenase family protein, which yields MPDTKTADANPIWFNPSLCLIGGTWRPASAGETLTLVDPSDGSDLCQIARGGAPDIEAAVEAAEAALAGDWGRMTALERGRILTRIGQLVLERVDDLAALEVRDVGKPLTQARADAVALARYCEFYGGAADKVHGETIPYLEGYTVYTLREPHGVTGHIVPWNYPMQIIGRSVGAALTMGNACVLKPAEEACLTALAFAHIAQEAGLPAGALNVVPGIGAEAGAALTAHPRVHHISFTGSVATGALVQQSAGKNVVPVTLELGGKSPQLVFDDADLDAALPFLVNAGIQNAGQTCSASSRILVQRGVYEIVKARMAAAYDELTVGPAGEDLRLGPLISNRQKEIVEGFLAKGADLQLAAQGRIVDGAPETGAYVRPTLFADVPADHALAQQEIFGPVQVLIPFDTEEEAVQIANSTEFGLVASVWSRDGARQMRLAKKLRAGQVFLNNYGAGGGAELPFGGVGKSGHGREKGFEALYGFSQLKTVAAHHG from the coding sequence ATGCCAGACACAAAAACAGCTGACGCAAACCCAATTTGGTTCAACCCGAGCCTTTGCCTGATTGGGGGCACCTGGCGCCCTGCATCCGCTGGCGAAACGCTGACACTGGTGGATCCTTCGGATGGGTCGGACCTGTGCCAGATCGCCCGTGGCGGTGCTCCTGATATTGAGGCCGCCGTTGAGGCCGCCGAAGCGGCGCTCGCCGGGGACTGGGGCCGGATGACCGCGCTGGAACGCGGCCGCATCCTGACCCGTATTGGCCAGCTGGTGCTGGAACGGGTGGATGACCTGGCCGCGCTGGAAGTGCGCGACGTTGGCAAGCCTCTGACCCAGGCGCGCGCCGATGCCGTGGCTCTGGCACGCTATTGCGAATTCTACGGTGGGGCCGCGGACAAAGTGCACGGCGAGACCATTCCCTACCTGGAGGGCTACACCGTCTATACCCTGCGCGAACCGCATGGCGTCACCGGCCATATCGTGCCCTGGAACTATCCGATGCAGATCATCGGCCGCTCGGTTGGGGCGGCGCTGACCATGGGCAATGCCTGCGTGCTGAAACCAGCGGAAGAGGCCTGCCTGACGGCGCTGGCCTTTGCCCATATCGCCCAGGAAGCCGGGCTGCCTGCCGGGGCGCTGAACGTGGTGCCCGGTATTGGTGCCGAGGCAGGTGCTGCGCTGACAGCGCACCCGCGGGTGCATCATATCTCCTTTACCGGATCGGTGGCCACCGGCGCGCTGGTGCAGCAATCCGCAGGCAAGAACGTGGTGCCGGTGACACTGGAGCTGGGCGGCAAATCCCCACAACTGGTGTTTGACGACGCCGATCTGGACGCGGCGCTGCCGTTTTTGGTCAATGCCGGCATTCAGAACGCCGGGCAGACCTGCTCTGCCTCTTCGCGCATTCTGGTGCAGCGCGGCGTTTATGAGATCGTAAAGGCCCGCATGGCCGCAGCCTATGACGAGTTGACCGTTGGCCCGGCCGGCGAGGATCTGCGCCTTGGGCCACTGATTTCAAACCGACAGAAAGAGATCGTCGAGGGCTTCCTTGCCAAGGGTGCAGATCTGCAACTGGCAGCCCAGGGACGCATCGTTGACGGCGCGCCAGAGACCGGCGCCTACGTCCGCCCAACCCTGTTTGCCGATGTGCCCGCCGATCACGCCCTGGCGCAGCAGGAAATCTTTGGCCCGGTGCAGGTGCTCATCCCCTTTGACACCGAAGAAGAGGCCGTCCAGATCGCCAATTCCACCGAGTTTGGCCTGGTTGCCAGCGTCTGGAGCCGCGATGGCGCCCGCCAGATGCGGCTGGCCAAAAAACTGCGGGCCGGACAGGTGTTCCTCAACAACTACGGTGCCGGCGGCGGGGCAGAGCTCCCCTTTGGCGGCGTGGGCAAATCCGGCCATGGCCGCGAAAAGGGCTTTGAGGCACTCTATGGCTTTTCCCAGCTGAAAACCGTGGCCGCCCATCACGGCTAA
- a CDS encoding GNAT family N-acetyltransferase gives MVSLSLILPREQTILASVLAPYFHEVAPGAPIDPVKRAEQMLNRRDVTAFWLHQASARIGFALVLNLPDDRRELSEFLIVPQYRRQGYGQEAASLILQEFPGRWRMGISERSPQAAAFWGTCLSLVPGLSALQTGAPFTDHQTKSYTFDIAGPNNA, from the coding sequence GTGGTCTCACTGTCTTTGATCCTGCCCCGAGAGCAAACAATCCTTGCCTCGGTACTGGCGCCCTATTTCCACGAGGTGGCGCCCGGCGCGCCAATTGATCCGGTCAAGCGGGCGGAGCAGATGCTGAACCGCAGGGATGTCACCGCCTTTTGGCTGCATCAGGCGTCAGCCCGCATTGGCTTTGCCCTGGTGCTGAACCTGCCGGATGATCGCCGCGAGCTGTCAGAGTTCTTGATTGTGCCGCAGTATCGCCGCCAGGGCTACGGGCAAGAGGCCGCCAGCCTGATCCTGCAAGAGTTTCCCGGACGTTGGCGCATGGGCATCTCTGAACGATCACCGCAGGCCGCTGCCTTTTGGGGCACCTGTCTCAGCCTGGTACCCGGCCTCAGCGCCCTGCAAACCGGCGCTCCCTTCACCGACCATCAGACCAAAAGCTACACATTTGATATTGCAGGACCCAATAATGCCTAA
- a CDS encoding ABC transporter ATP-binding protein has product MTLLDISNLSLRIGSLEILKDVSVSVQAGEIVAITGESGSGKSMTAFAVMGLLPDTATTVGQITLSGVDLLSQSETQMCGLRGHSIGMVFQEPMTALNPVKTIGDQVMETILIHKAMPPDQARARARELLDRVGLPADRFPLGRFPHELSGGQRQRVVIAMAIALRPKLLIADEPTTALDVTTQAQILELLRDLVREFDMGLMIITHDLAVVADLADRIVVMRHGEVVETGSTQALLHNMQHPYTKMLFAASNHQVTLPEPPAPSPLLEIKGAIRDYPLPRESLFAKPRHFRAVKDVSFTLYRGERLGLVGESGCGKSTLTRAILGLEPLQGGEISLDGMAITTTQNPEIRRRMQVVFQDPFGSFNPRHRVERLITEPFYTLANPPRGAARSDLIAETLRAVGLKPEDAQKYVHQFSGGQRQRIAIARALITRPELILFDEAVSALDVSVRAQILDLLAELCEAYGLSYLFISHDLSVVRTITDRCLVMQKGEIVEAAPTEEIFAAPKHPYTRALIAAAPQLPDIAQGVA; this is encoded by the coding sequence ATGACCCTGCTTGATATCTCCAATCTTTCGCTGCGGATCGGCTCGCTTGAGATCCTCAAAGACGTCTCTGTGTCGGTGCAGGCCGGCGAAATTGTCGCCATCACCGGTGAAAGCGGCTCCGGTAAATCAATGACTGCCTTTGCGGTCATGGGATTGCTGCCTGATACCGCCACCACCGTGGGCCAGATCACCCTGTCAGGCGTCGATCTGCTGAGCCAGAGCGAGACCCAGATGTGCGGGCTGCGGGGGCACAGCATCGGCATGGTGTTTCAGGAACCGATGACGGCGCTGAACCCGGTTAAAACCATTGGCGATCAGGTGATGGAGACCATCCTGATTCACAAGGCAATGCCCCCCGATCAGGCCCGCGCCCGGGCCCGTGAATTGCTGGACCGTGTTGGCCTGCCGGCGGATCGCTTCCCGCTTGGCCGGTTCCCACATGAGCTGTCGGGGGGGCAACGGCAACGCGTCGTCATCGCCATGGCCATCGCCCTGCGCCCAAAACTGCTGATCGCCGATGAACCCACCACGGCGCTGGATGTCACCACCCAGGCGCAGATCCTCGAGCTGCTGCGCGACCTGGTGCGGGAATTCGACATGGGGCTGATGATCATCACCCATGACCTGGCGGTGGTGGCCGATCTGGCCGATCGCATCGTGGTCATGCGCCATGGGGAGGTGGTGGAAACAGGCTCTACCCAGGCGCTTTTGCACAATATGCAACATCCCTACACCAAGATGTTGTTTGCCGCCTCCAACCATCAGGTGACCCTGCCGGAGCCGCCCGCGCCAAGCCCGCTGCTCGAGATCAAGGGCGCTATACGGGACTATCCGCTGCCCCGCGAGAGCCTGTTTGCAAAGCCCAGGCATTTTCGCGCCGTCAAGGATGTCTCCTTTACCCTCTACCGGGGGGAGCGACTGGGGCTGGTGGGCGAGTCTGGTTGTGGAAAATCGACCCTAACGCGGGCCATTCTGGGGCTGGAGCCGCTTCAGGGCGGTGAAATCAGCCTGGATGGAATGGCGATCACCACCACGCAGAACCCGGAAATCCGCCGCCGTATGCAGGTGGTGTTTCAGGATCCCTTTGGCAGTTTTAATCCGCGCCACCGGGTCGAGCGTTTGATCACCGAACCCTTTTACACCTTGGCCAATCCGCCCAGGGGGGCTGCCCGCAGCGATCTCATTGCCGAGACCCTGCGCGCGGTTGGGTTGAAACCGGAGGATGCCCAAAAATATGTGCACCAGTTCTCCGGCGGCCAGCGCCAGCGCATCGCCATTGCCCGCGCGCTCATCACCCGCCCCGAGCTGATCCTGTTTGACGAGGCGGTCTCGGCGCTGGATGTATCGGTGCGCGCGCAAATCCTGGATCTGCTGGCAGAGCTTTGCGAGGCCTATGGTCTCAGCTATCTGTTCATCAGCCATGATCTGAGCGTTGTGCGCACCATCACCGACCGCTGCCTGGTGATGCAGAAAGGCGAAATTGTCGAGGCCGCCCCGACCGAAGAGATCTTTGCCGCCCCCAAACATCCCTATACCCGCGCATTGATCGCGGCGGCGCCGCAGCTGCCTGACATTGCACAGGGGGTGGCCTAG
- a CDS encoding ABC transporter permease gives MSRNLFLGCLLSSLVVLAALVSFIWTPFDHAAMDIPAKLQQPNGTHWLGTDHFGRDIFSMIMVGARTSIAVALVAVGIGMGLGVPLGLAAAANKGSWLDEIIMRANDLVFAFPSLVIAILITAIFGAGAINAIAAIGIFNIPVFARITRGAALSLWEREFIMAARVAGKGAARISGEHILPNIANLLIVQGTIQFSLGILAEAGLSYVGLGAQPPTPSWGRMLADAQTMVSFAPHLALIPGSAIVITVLGLNLMGDGLRDWLDPKLRLAR, from the coding sequence ATGAGCCGCAATCTTTTCCTGGGCTGCCTGCTCTCCTCACTTGTCGTGCTGGCGGCTTTGGTCTCGTTTATCTGGACGCCCTTTGATCATGCGGCGATGGATATCCCCGCCAAGCTGCAACAGCCCAATGGCACCCATTGGCTGGGCACCGATCACTTTGGTCGCGACATCTTCTCGATGATCATGGTCGGCGCGCGGACCTCAATCGCCGTGGCCCTGGTGGCTGTGGGCATCGGCATGGGGCTGGGGGTGCCGCTGGGGCTCGCCGCCGCCGCCAACAAGGGCAGCTGGCTGGATGAGATCATCATGCGGGCCAATGATCTGGTGTTTGCCTTCCCGTCCTTGGTGATTGCCATCCTGATCACCGCCATTTTTGGCGCCGGTGCCATCAATGCCATTGCCGCCATCGGCATATTCAACATCCCCGTCTTTGCCCGCATCACCCGGGGCGCGGCCCTGTCGCTGTGGGAGCGTGAATTCATCATGGCCGCGCGGGTCGCGGGCAAGGGGGCGGCGCGCATATCGGGCGAACATATCCTACCCAATATCGCCAACCTGCTGATTGTCCAGGGCACCATTCAGTTCTCGCTTGGCATTCTGGCCGAGGCGGGTCTGTCCTATGTCGGGCTTGGCGCGCAACCGCCCACCCCCAGCTGGGGCCGCATGCTGGCGGATGCCCAGACCATGGTGAGCTTTGCCCCCCATCTTGCCCTTATTCCCGGCTCTGCCATTGTGATTACCGTGCTGGGACTCAACCTGATGGGAGACGGTCTGCGCGACTGGCTTGACCCCAAACTGAGGCTGGCACGCTGA
- a CDS encoding ABC transporter permease translates to MIRYAMKRGMSLVISLAVASLVIFFVIEIAPGDPASFMLGINAEPETVAALRTELGLDQGKLQRYLTWVGGLLSGDFGMSYTYRTPVAGMISDRLWVSLPLALYALTLSTLIAFPAGIYAAARRGKAGDMAVMGATQLGVAVPNFWFAMILVLIFAINLRWFGAGGFAGWDKGFGAAIHSLTLPAIALALPQAAILARVMRSSLLDILGEDFMRTARAKGLTRRQALWRHGLRNAMIPVLTIIGLQFSFLLAGAIIIEQVFFLPGLGRLVFQAISSRDLIVVESVVMILVFAVITVNFLVDLAYALVDPRLRSRT, encoded by the coding sequence ATGATTCGTTATGCTATGAAACGCGGCATGTCGCTGGTGATCAGCCTCGCAGTCGCCTCGCTTGTCATCTTCTTCGTCATTGAAATTGCGCCGGGAGACCCGGCGTCCTTTATGCTTGGCATCAATGCCGAGCCTGAAACCGTCGCGGCCCTGCGTACCGAACTGGGGCTGGATCAGGGCAAACTGCAACGCTACCTCACCTGGGTGGGCGGCTTGCTGAGCGGCGATTTTGGCATGTCCTATACCTATCGCACCCCTGTGGCTGGCATGATTTCGGATCGTCTGTGGGTCTCTCTGCCGCTGGCGCTATATGCGCTGACGCTGTCGACGCTGATCGCCTTTCCCGCCGGGATCTACGCCGCCGCACGTCGCGGCAAGGCCGGTGACATGGCCGTGATGGGGGCCACCCAGCTGGGCGTTGCGGTGCCCAATTTCTGGTTTGCCATGATCCTGGTGCTGATCTTTGCCATCAACCTGCGCTGGTTTGGGGCTGGCGGTTTTGCCGGTTGGGACAAAGGCTTTGGTGCCGCCATCCACTCACTGACACTGCCCGCCATCGCCCTGGCGCTGCCGCAGGCGGCAATTTTGGCCCGCGTCATGCGATCCTCCCTGTTGGATATTCTGGGCGAGGATTTCATGCGCACCGCCCGCGCCAAGGGGCTGACCCGCCGTCAGGCTTTGTGGCGCCATGGCTTGCGCAATGCGATGATCCCGGTGCTGACCATCATTGGCCTGCAGTTTTCCTTTCTGCTGGCCGGCGCCATCATTATCGAGCAGGTGTTCTTCCTGCCCGGTCTGGGGCGGCTGGTGTTTCAGGCGATTTCATCTCGCGATCTGATCGTGGTGGAATCGGTCGTGATGATCCTGGTCTTTGCGGTGATCACAGTGAACTTTCTGGTCGATCTTGCCTATGCGCTGGTCGACCCCCGTCTGAGGAGCCGCACATGA
- a CDS encoding (R)-mandelonitrile lyase, with protein sequence MIDLYPAGSRPSRKAPAQWFTGEVWMDPIISAPAPARINALRVSFAPGARTAWHTHPLGQTLQIISGLGLVGVRDGAPRQMHPGDTIWIPPGVEHWHGAAPETGMVHLALQEEQDGSAADWLEHVTDADYLRHPE encoded by the coding sequence ATGATTGATCTTTACCCGGCGGGCAGTCGCCCCAGCCGCAAAGCCCCGGCACAGTGGTTTACCGGCGAGGTCTGGATGGATCCGATTATCAGTGCCCCTGCCCCCGCCCGGATCAATGCCCTGCGGGTGAGCTTTGCCCCTGGTGCGCGCACCGCCTGGCATACCCATCCCCTGGGTCAGACTTTGCAGATCATCAGCGGCCTGGGCCTGGTTGGGGTGCGCGACGGCGCGCCGCGTCAGATGCATCCCGGCGATACCATCTGGATCCCGCCCGGTGTGGAACACTGGCACGGCGCCGCGCCCGAAACGGGCATGGTGCATCTGGCCCTGCAGGAAGAACAGGATGGCTCGGCCGCCGACTGGCTGGAACATGTCACGGACGCAGATTATCTGCGCCACCCCGAATAG
- a CDS encoding ABC transporter substrate-binding protein, with the protein MTFRSIVFAASSTLALMAGTAFAKDSVTIGLQLEPPHLDPTSAAAGAIDQVLYSNVFEGLTRFMGDGSVVPGLAESWEISADGLSYTFHLNAGVTFHDGTTMDAEDVKFSLDRARAEDSTNAQKALFADIASVDVIDPATVKVTLSKANGNMLFNLAWGDAVIVAPESIDDIKTSPIGTGAFKFSGWVQGDSITLEKNANYWGTPAVLDSATFKFISDPTAAFAAVMAEDVDAFASFPAPENLPQFEADPRFQVLVGSTEGETILSTNNKQAPFDDVRVREALAHAIDRQAIIDGAMFGYGTPIGTHFAPHHPAYKDLTGNSAYDPEKAKALLAEAGLPDGFETTLHLPPPSYARRGGEIIAAQLAQVGIKAEIINVEWAQWLETVFRGKDFGLTIVSHTEPMDIGIYARPDYYFQYDNAAFQELMTTLNGTTDPDQRMAMLQQAQEIIANDYVNGYLFQMASLSVAKADLQGLWANAPTQAIDLTAVSWAD; encoded by the coding sequence ATGACATTCAGATCAATCGTTTTTGCCGCCAGTTCAACACTGGCCCTCATGGCTGGCACCGCCTTTGCCAAGGATTCCGTCACCATCGGGCTGCAACTGGAACCGCCACATCTTGACCCCACCAGCGCCGCCGCCGGCGCGATTGATCAAGTGCTGTACTCCAATGTCTTTGAAGGGCTGACCCGGTTCATGGGCGATGGCTCTGTGGTGCCTGGTCTGGCCGAAAGCTGGGAAATCTCTGCCGACGGGCTGAGCTACACCTTTCACCTGAACGCGGGTGTCACCTTCCATGACGGCACCACAATGGATGCCGAGGACGTGAAATTCTCGCTGGACCGCGCCCGCGCCGAGGACAGCACGAATGCGCAAAAGGCCCTGTTTGCCGATATCGCCAGCGTTGATGTCATCGACCCCGCCACGGTCAAAGTCACCCTGAGCAAAGCCAACGGCAATATGCTGTTCAACCTTGCCTGGGGCGACGCGGTTATTGTTGCCCCCGAAAGCATTGATGACATCAAGACCTCCCCCATTGGCACCGGCGCCTTTAAATTCTCGGGCTGGGTGCAGGGTGACAGCATCACCTTGGAAAAGAACGCCAACTACTGGGGCACCCCTGCTGTGCTCGACAGCGCCACTTTCAAGTTCATCTCGGACCCCACCGCCGCCTTTGCTGCAGTGATGGCCGAGGATGTGGATGCCTTTGCAAGCTTCCCGGCGCCGGAAAATCTGCCCCAGTTTGAGGCCGATCCGCGTTTCCAGGTCCTGGTGGGTTCGACCGAGGGGGAAACCATCCTGTCGACCAACAACAAGCAGGCGCCCTTTGATGATGTGCGCGTACGCGAAGCGCTGGCCCATGCCATCGACCGTCAGGCAATCATCGACGGCGCCATGTTTGGCTATGGCACCCCCATTGGCACCCATTTTGCGCCGCATCATCCCGCCTACAAAGATCTGACCGGCAACTCTGCCTATGATCCGGAGAAGGCCAAGGCGCTGCTCGCCGAAGCGGGCCTGCCGGATGGCTTTGAAACCACGCTGCACCTGCCGCCGCCCTCTTATGCCCGTCGTGGTGGCGAAATCATCGCCGCGCAGCTGGCCCAGGTGGGGATCAAGGCCGAGATCATCAATGTGGAATGGGCCCAGTGGCTGGAAACCGTGTTCCGCGGCAAGGATTTTGGTCTGACCATCGTCAGCCATACCGAGCCCATGGACATCGGCATCTATGCCCGTCCGGACTATTATTTCCAGTATGACAATGCCGCGTTCCAGGAGCTGATGACCACGCTGAACGGCACCACCGATCCCGATCAGCGCATGGCGATGCTGCAACAGGCCCAAGAAATCATCGCCAATGACTATGTGAACGGATACCTGTTCCAGATGGCCTCGCTCAGCGTGGCCAAGGCCGATCTGCAGGGGCTTTGGGCCAATGCGCCGACCCAAGCCATCGACCTGACCGCCGTCAGCTGGGCTGACTAA
- the panB gene encoding 3-methyl-2-oxobutanoate hydroxymethyltransferase encodes MSANSQTSSITASDILAQKGKTPIVSLTAYTTPMAQMMDQHCDFVLVGDSVGMVLHGLPSTLGVTMEMMILHGAAVARGLSHAMLVIDMPFGSYEESPEQAFCNAARLMRETNAAAVKLEGGVEMAATIRFLVARGIPVMAHVGLTPQSINTLGGYKVQGRDDAGAAVLDGAKAVAEAGAFAVVLEKVPQSLADEITAAVAIPTIGIGASAGCDGQVLVVDDMLGLFTAFKPKFVKRYGTLGVDAEAAIATYAAEVRARAFPAAEHVFADQTTPAKG; translated from the coding sequence ATGAGCGCGAACTCACAAACCTCCTCCATTACCGCGAGCGATATCCTTGCTCAGAAGGGAAAAACGCCGATTGTCAGCCTGACCGCCTATACCACGCCGATGGCGCAGATGATGGATCAACATTGTGACTTTGTTTTAGTCGGCGACAGCGTTGGCATGGTTCTGCACGGGCTTCCCTCGACGCTGGGCGTCACGATGGAGATGATGATTCTTCACGGCGCGGCGGTGGCGCGTGGCCTGTCGCATGCCATGTTGGTCATCGACATGCCCTTTGGCTCCTACGAAGAAAGCCCGGAGCAGGCCTTTTGCAATGCCGCCCGTCTGATGCGGGAAACCAATGCGGCTGCGGTCAAGCTGGAGGGCGGTGTCGAGATGGCCGCGACCATCCGGTTTCTGGTGGCGCGGGGCATTCCGGTGATGGCCCACGTGGGGCTGACGCCGCAGTCGATCAACACGCTTGGCGGCTATAAGGTGCAGGGGCGCGATGACGCGGGGGCCGCAGTGCTGGACGGGGCAAAAGCCGTGGCCGAAGCTGGCGCCTTTGCGGTGGTGCTGGAGAAAGTCCCCCAGAGCCTGGCAGATGAGATCACCGCCGCCGTTGCCATCCCCACCATTGGCATCGGAGCCTCGGCAGGCTGCGACGGTCAGGTTCTGGTGGTGGATGACATGTTGGGGCTGTTCACCGCTTTCAAGCCAAAGTTCGTCAAACGTTATGGCACGTTGGGTGTTGATGCCGAAGCCGCAATCGCCACCTATGCAGCCGAGGTGCGTGCCCGCGCCTTTCCTGCCGCCGAACATGTCTTTGCTGACCAGACAACACCTGCAAAAGGGTAA
- the panC gene encoding pantoate--beta-alanine ligase, translating into MTAPIIRQLAALRAKHSDWIRAGERVAVVPTMGALHPGHLSLVEAAKAACDRVIVTIFVNPKQFNNPEDLANYPRTEHEDAIKLAPYGVDVIYVPDPDQIYPDGFASTVSVAGVADQMEGACRPGHFDGVATVVAKLFLQTGAHQAFFGEKDYQQLLVVRRMARDLDIPIEVVGCPTVREASGLAMSSRNMRLSAAAVAQAGALHPILTKLATQLAAGGDFTLLGKAAEAAILAAGFDRLEYLSLCCAEDLSALDSADRPARLFVAAWLEDVRLIDNVAV; encoded by the coding sequence ATGACTGCTCCGATTATTCGCCAGCTCGCTGCGCTGCGGGCCAAACATAGTGACTGGATTCGCGCCGGTGAACGCGTTGCCGTGGTGCCCACCATGGGGGCGCTCCATCCGGGGCATCTGTCCCTGGTTGAGGCCGCCAAGGCCGCCTGCGACCGGGTTATCGTGACGATCTTTGTCAATCCCAAGCAATTCAACAACCCGGAAGATCTGGCCAATTATCCGCGCACGGAACATGAAGATGCCATCAAACTGGCCCCCTACGGGGTTGATGTGATCTATGTGCCGGACCCGGATCAGATCTACCCTGATGGCTTTGCCAGCACTGTCTCGGTGGCGGGCGTGGCCGATCAGATGGAGGGGGCCTGTCGCCCCGGCCATTTTGACGGGGTCGCCACGGTGGTTGCCAAGTTGTTTTTGCAAACCGGCGCGCATCAGGCGTTTTTTGGCGAAAAAGACTACCAGCAGCTTTTGGTTGTCCGGCGCATGGCACGGGATCTTGATATCCCAATCGAGGTGGTCGGCTGTCCAACCGTGCGCGAGGCTTCGGGCCTGGCGATGTCCTCGCGCAATATGCGGCTCTCGGCTGCGGCGGTGGCACAGGCCGGGGCGCTGCATCCGATCCTGACCAAACTGGCAACGCAGCTGGCCGCTGGTGGTGATTTTACACTCCTGGGCAAGGCGGCGGAGGCTGCGATCCTGGCGGCGGGCTTTGACAGGCTGGAATACCTGTCGCTGTGCTGCGCAGAAGATCTGAGCGCTCTGGACAGTGCCGACCGTCCGGCGCGGCTCTTTGTGGCGGCCTGGCTGGAAGATGTGCGGCTTATTGACAATGTCGCGGTCTAG